In the Hordeum vulgare subsp. vulgare chromosome 7H, MorexV3_pseudomolecules_assembly, whole genome shotgun sequence genome, one interval contains:
- the LOC123407508 gene encoding peptidyl-prolyl cis-trans isomerase CYP40-like isoform X1 — MEGGGEGAAPPAAAAAAADVKNPRCFMDITIGGEMEGRIVIELYASVVPRTAENFRALCTGEKGVGNSGKPLHYKGSYFHRIIKGFMVQGGDFTAGDGTGGESIYGSKFEDENFILKHERKGILSMANSGPNTNGSQFFITTTRTPHLDGKHVVFARVIKGMGVVRSCEHIPAGEADRPTVDAVIAECGELPEGADDGVVNFFKDGDMYPDWPNDLDEKPAEVSWWMEAVESAKAFGNDNFKKQDYKTALRKYRKALRYLDVCWEKEEIDEEKSSALRKTKSIILTNSSACKMKLGDLKGALLDADFALRETEGNAKAFFRQGQAHIALNDIDAAVESFQHALDLEPTDGAIKRELAAAKKKISNRRDKERKAYARMFQP; from the exons ATGGAGGGCGGAGGCGAGGGCGCAGCACcgcccgcggcggcggcggcggcggcggatgtgaAAAACCCGAGGTGCTTCATGGACATCACCATCGGCGGCGAGATGGAGGGGAGGATCGTGATAGAGCTGTACGCGTCCGTGGTTCCGCGGACGGCGGAGAATTTCCGCGCTCTCTGCACCGGAGAGAAGGGCGTCGGCAACTCCGGCAAGCCGCTGCACTACAAG GGATCATACTTCCATCGCATTATCAAAGGTTTTATGGTACAAGGTGGAGATTTTACTGCTGGTGATGGAACAGGGGGGGAGTCGATTTATGGATCGAAGTTTGAGGATGAAAATTTTATTTTAAAGCATgagaggaagggaatattatctaTGGCTAATTCTGGCCCCAACACAAACGGATCTCAGTTTTTCATCACTACTACCCGAACACCTCATTTAGACGGGAAGCATGTAGTTTTTGCGAGAGTAATAAAAGGAATGGGCGTGGTTCGCTCTTGTGAGCACATTCCTGCTGGAGAAGCTGACCGTCCCACAGTTGATGCCGTAATTGCTGAATGTGGGGAACTTCCTGAAGGTGCCGATGATGGAGTTGTAAACTTTTTCAAGGATGGTGACATGTATCCTGACTGGCCAAATGATCTCGATGAAAAGCCTGCAGAGGTTTCATGGTGGATGGAAGCTGTGGAGTCTGCTAAGGCTTTTGGGAATGATAATTTCAAG AAACAGGATTATAAGACGGCCCTCAGGAAGTACAGGAAAGCTCTGCGCTACTTGGATGTTTGCTGGGAGAAAGAAGAGATAGATGAAG agaagagctcagcacTGCGGAAGACCAAGTCCATAATACTCACGAATAGCTCT GCATGCAAAATGAAGCTGGGAGATTTGAAGGGTGCTTTGTTGGATGCAGATTTTGCGCTGCGTGAAACAGAGGGCAATGCTAAGGCTTTTTTCCGACAAGGACAG GCACACATAGCACTTAATGACATTGATGCAGCGGTGGAGAGCTTCCAGCATGCATTGGACTTGGAGCCAACTGATG GAGCGATTAAACGCGAGCTGGCTGCTGCAAAGAAGAAG ATCTCCAACAGGAGAGATAAGGAGCGCAAGGCATACGCCAGGATGTTCCAACCTTAA
- the LOC123407508 gene encoding peptidyl-prolyl cis-trans isomerase CYP40-like isoform X2, with the protein MEGGGEGAAPPAAAAAAADVKNPRCFMDITIGGEMEGRIVIELYASVVPRTAENFRALCTGEKGVGNSGKPLHYKGSYFHRIIKGFMVQGGDFTAGDGTGGESIYGSKFEDENFILKHERKGILSMANSGPNTNGSQFFITTTRTPHLDGKHVVFARVIKGMGVVRSCEHIPAGEADRPTVDAVIAECGELPEGADDGVVNFFKDGDMYPDWPNDLDEKPAEVSWWMEAVESAKAFGNDNFKRRAQHCGRPSP; encoded by the exons ATGGAGGGCGGAGGCGAGGGCGCAGCACcgcccgcggcggcggcggcggcggcggatgtgaAAAACCCGAGGTGCTTCATGGACATCACCATCGGCGGCGAGATGGAGGGGAGGATCGTGATAGAGCTGTACGCGTCCGTGGTTCCGCGGACGGCGGAGAATTTCCGCGCTCTCTGCACCGGAGAGAAGGGCGTCGGCAACTCCGGCAAGCCGCTGCACTACAAG GGATCATACTTCCATCGCATTATCAAAGGTTTTATGGTACAAGGTGGAGATTTTACTGCTGGTGATGGAACAGGGGGGGAGTCGATTTATGGATCGAAGTTTGAGGATGAAAATTTTATTTTAAAGCATgagaggaagggaatattatctaTGGCTAATTCTGGCCCCAACACAAACGGATCTCAGTTTTTCATCACTACTACCCGAACACCTCATTTAGACGGGAAGCATGTAGTTTTTGCGAGAGTAATAAAAGGAATGGGCGTGGTTCGCTCTTGTGAGCACATTCCTGCTGGAGAAGCTGACCGTCCCACAGTTGATGCCGTAATTGCTGAATGTGGGGAACTTCCTGAAGGTGCCGATGATGGAGTTGTAAACTTTTTCAAGGATGGTGACATGTATCCTGACTGGCCAAATGATCTCGATGAAAAGCCTGCAGAGGTTTCATGGTGGATGGAAGCTGTGGAGTCTGCTAAGGCTTTTGGGAATGATAATTTCAAG agaagagctcagcacTGCGGAAGACCAAGTCCATAA